The Rissa tridactyla isolate bRisTri1 chromosome 16, bRisTri1.patW.cur.20221130, whole genome shotgun sequence genome includes a window with the following:
- the ZMYND12 gene encoding zinc finger MYND domain-containing protein 12, with protein ANRKRRLGNAAAAAGRAALEGSRRCELCGAAAARVRCEGCRLTYYCDVAHQKADWVSIHERICQLLIPIRTSVPFLLSEKERKHGTEQLVKRQKYIIDLAYSTAREFVWDGKHQEAIPAALHALRFSTEVYGSNSVQLVPAYLLLAEASTGVGRLPEASKYLSQAQWIVLTTPDCGAAVQCKLHRSLGLFCTAEGNFEQALYHLANDIYLASSTFGLKSVEASGGYFHMANVFFRQNKMDIANSLYAEVTDIWRAFLLKSVQAQEQILKSRPEMSPFAGDEEVGEDRMTEAQRAEAIRVLSAVLDVREQAPKQRPGETAGVLHALAMLYYLTGDLPKAREAGLRAFHLLKPLPQQESLETIGHLLELINSQLSCTK; from the exons GCCAACCGGAAGCGTCGCCTTGGCaacgcggcggcggccgcggggcgggcggcgctggaGGGGTCTCGCCGCTGCGAGCTttgtggggcggcggcggcgcgggtcCGTTGCGAGGGCTGCCGCCTCACGTACTACTG TGATGTAGCTCATCAAAAAGCTGACTGGGTTAGTATCCACGAGCGAATATGCCAGCTGCTGATTCCAATCCGTACGTCCgtcccttttctcctttctgaaaaagaaagaaaacatggcaCAGAGCAGCTGGTGAAGAGGCAG AAATACATCATCGATCTGGCGTACAGCACAGCCCGGGAGTTTGTTTGGGATGGAAAGCACCAagaagccatccctgcagctTTGCACGCGCTGCGTTTCAGTACCGAAGTGTACGGCTCAAATTCCGTGCAATTGGTGCCTGCTTATCTCCTCTTGGCCGAGGCCTCCACGG GTGTTGGCCGTCTGCCGGAGGCATCCAAGTATCTCTCCCAAGCTCAGTGGATTGTCCTCACAACCCCCGACTGCGGCGCTGCTGTTCAGTGCAAACTACACCGTAGTCTGGGGCTTTTCTGTACCGCTGAAGGAAACTTTGAACAGGCTTTATACCACCTGGCAAATGAT ATTTACCTTGCTAGCTCTACATTTGGACTAAAATCTGTTGAGGCCTCTGGAGGGTATTTCCACATGGCTAATGTGTTCTTTCGCCAGAACAAAATGGACATAGCGAACTCACTCTATGCTGAG GTAACCGACATCTGGCGTGCCTTTCTTCTGAAGTCAGTTCAAGCGCAGGAGCAAATTCTCAAGTCGCGGCCGGAAATGTCTCCGTTCGCCGGGGACGAGGAAGTCGGCGAGGACCGTATGA CTGAAGCCCAGCGAGCGGAAGCGATCCGAGTGCTGAGCGCCGTGTTGGATGTCCGAGAACAGGCACCGAAGCAACGACCCGGGGAAACCGCCGGGGTTCTGCACGCTCTCGCCATGCTTTATTACCTGACCGGGGATTTACCAAAG GCTCGCGAGGCCGGGCTGCGAGCCTTCCACCTGCTGAAACCGCTGCCCCAACAAGAGTCTCTAGAAACCATCGGTCATTTGTTGGAGCTGATTAACTCCCAGCTTTCCTGCACGAAATAA
- the PPCS gene encoding phosphopantothenate--cysteine ligase: LPAEVGGAGMAAAAAAAGGGEEAAAAAEGRVRAWAAGQAARGRRVALVTSGGTQVPLEARAVRFLENFSSGRRGAASAERLVAAGYGVCFLHRARSAFPWARVLPPPGPALLDALRLTPGPPPGVAADPAALPALLPALRDYRRATEDGALLAIEFTGLAEYLALLKAAARALAPFGSSVMFYLAAAVSDFYIPASEMPEHKIQSSEGPLQITMKMVPKMLSPLVKEWAPEAFVISFKLETDPLILIDKSQQALEKYRHQVVVANILESRRTSVIIVTKDSQTPLSLSDEEIARGMEIEEKIVSYLQGQHTAFIEKKA; encoded by the exons CTTCCGGCGGAAGTGGGCGGGGcgggcatggcggcggcggcggcggcggcgggtggcggggaggaggcggcggcggcggcagaggggcgCGTGCGGGCCTGGGCGGCGGGgcaggcagcgcgcgggcggcgCGTGGCGCTGGTGACGTCGGGCGGGACGCAGGTGCCGCTGGAGGCGCGCGCCGTCCGCTTCCTGGAGAACTTCAGCAGCGGGAGGCGCGGGGCCGCCTCGGCCGAGCGGCTGGTGGCCGCCGGCTACGGCGTCTGCTTCCTGCACCGGGCCCGCTCCGCCTTCCCCTGGGCCAGGGTCCTCCCGCCGCCCGGGCCCGCCCTGCTCGACGCCCTCCGCCTCACCCCTGGGCCGCCGCCCGGCGTGGCCGCCGACCCCGCCGCTCTCCCCGCCCTCCTGCCCGCCCTCCGCGACTACCGCCGGGCGACCGAGGACGGGGCGCTGCTGGCCATCGAGTTCACCGGGCTGGCCGAGTATCTGGCGCTGCTGAAGGCCGCCGCCCGCGCCCTGGCGCCCTTCG GCTCCAGTGTCATGTTTTACCTGGCAGCCGCCGTGTCGGATTTCTACATCCCCGCCTCCGAGATGCCCGAGCACAAGATCCAGTCCTCGGAGGGGCCCCTGCAG ATCACAATGAAGATGGTGCCAAAAATGCTGTCTCCTCTCGTCAAAGAATGGGCCCCAGAGGCATTTGTTATTTCCTTCAAACTGGAGACGGATCCCTTGATCTTAATCGATAAATCACAGCAGGCGCTGGAGAAATATCGTCACCAGGTGGTGGTGGCCAATATCCTGGAGTCCCGGAGAACCTCTGTTATTATTGTAACCAAAGACTCGCAGACTCCGTTATCTCTTTCTGACGAGGAAATAGCGCGAGGCATGGAAATAGAGGAAAAGATAGTGAGCTATCTTCAGGGCCAACACACCGCATTTATAGAGAAGAAAGCCTGA